The Huiozyma naganishii CBS 8797 chromosome 6, complete genome genome includes a window with the following:
- the BSP1 gene encoding Bsp1p (similar to Saccharomyces cerevisiae BSP1 (YPR171W); ancestral locus Anc_7.527): MQSPDLAYRSAYNYERTFSPRGSPRSPTRTSPGRTYVVSEEDYLLLMEVKRERGLVRDEPATDVYAERLERLQRRVLSGLDQVVLPELPPRSVDDHSERPSVPSRDSKPVLLEQQRAIQKPAPPIVPRKPVAVVEKLAEAIESPLETGSKGSTPPKLPPKRQTYLGDLKGSKTLPSGRTFAASPPNKVPLEADSATPSDKGRPETSSKSVTPPQVPPKKAALKRVVTEDLIDLGQDSMVTPKSALTPPAHDSPPASFLDSMAKNKLTSNKHHVHSRQSIPALSPTGKIVDDKAVPVNYLDSIQLKPTVRQPEGTTQRRTSLRAPQRESFIQSALQKDSFTAKPPSPPKKPVSLRTSTVTQSSPELVHITKGRPRGPKRKLPTSLV, translated from the coding sequence ATGCAGAGTCCTGACCTAGCATACCGGTCCGCGTACAACTACGAGCGGACTTTCTCACCGAGAGGGTCCCCGAGGTCCCCGACCAGAACATCCCCCGGCAGAACGTACGTCGTCTCTGAGGAGGACTACTTGTTGCTGATGGAGGTGAAAAGAGAGCGGGGGCTTGTGCGGGATGAACCTGCGACAGATGTATACGCGGAGAGATTGGAACGTTTGCAGAGGAGAGTGCTCAGTGGACTCGATCAGGTGGTGCTGCCTGAGCTACCGCCGAGATCCGTGGATGACCACTCTGAAAGGCCGTCTGTGCCCTCGAGGGACTCCAAACCGGTGTTATTGGAGCAACAACGGGCAATACAGAAACCAGCCCCCCCTATAGTACCGAGGAAACCTGTTGCAGTAGTGGAAAAGCTTGCGGAAGCGATCGAGAGTCCATTGGAGACAGGTTCGAAGGGATCGACCCCGCCAAAACTACCTCCAAAGAGGCAAACGTACCTTGGGGACCTGAAGGGGTCGAAAACTTTACCATCTGGGAGGACCTTTGCCGCCTCACCTCCAAATAAAGTACCTTTGGAGGCAGACTCTGCCACGCCGTCAGACAAGGGCAGACCCGAAACAAGCTCGAAGAGTGTGACGCCACCTCAAGTACCGCCCAAGAAGGCGGCTCTGAAGCGAGTTGTCACAGAAGATCTGATCGACCTTGGTCAAGATTCTATGGTGACTCCTAAGTCCGCACTGACCCCCCCAGCACACGACAGTCCGCCAGCGTCCTTCTTGGACTCAATGGCGAAGAACAAGTTGACCTCGAACAAACATCACGTACACAGTCGACAGAGCATACCCGCGCTGTCTCCCACGGGGAAGATAGTGGACGATAAAGCCGTGCCAGTAAACTACCTGGACTCGATTCAATTAAAGCCTACGGTGAGACAACCGGAGGGCACCACACAGCGCAGGACGAGCCTGCGAGCACCACAGCGTGAGAGTTTCATCCAATCTGCACTGCAGAAGGATAGCTTTACTGCGAAACCTCCATCACCTCCTAAGAAGCCCGTTTCGCTGCGCACTTCGACAGTGACGCAAAGCTCGCCCGAATTAGTTCACATCACAAAGGGCAGACCTAGAGGCCCCAAGAGGAAGCTACCCACGAGTCTTGTCTGA
- the KNAG0F03830 gene encoding YbhB/YbcL family Raf kinase inhibitor-like protein: MDALVEHEVLKDCFPSLGSQFTLQGELHVEFGPGNVVAMGNELTPTEAKTAPLHVIYTPNEDLDTGASYCLVVTDPDAPSRSDPRLSEICHAVQTGIRFTSPQGGAITGGDHVLPYIGPGPPKGTGLHRYVFLLFKELKTDHTQFTSIADRYYWGYGEKCRGAERWAAENNLELLSVNFFQSQNESN; this comes from the coding sequence ATGGACGCCTTAGTGGAACACGAGGTCCTGAAGGACTGCTTCCCGTCTCTCGGGTCCCAATTCACTTTGCAGGGCGAGCTACACGTCGAGTTCGGCCCCGGCAACGTCGTCGCCATGGGCAACGAATTGACCCCCACTGAAGCGAAGACGGCCCCATTGCACGTCATCTACACGCCCAACGAGGACCTTGACACCGGTGCCAGTTACTGCCTCGTCGTGACGGACCCGGACGCACCCAGCAGAAGCGACCCAAGACTGTCTGAGATCTGCCACGCGGTGCAAACGGGCATCCGGTTTACGTCCCCACAAGGTGGTGCCATTACAGGTGGTGACCACGTCCTGCCTTACATTGGGCCCGGTCCACCAAAGGGTACAGGGCTGCACCGGTACGTGTTCCTGTTGTTCAAGGAACTTAAAACAGACCATACGCAGTTCACGAGCATCGCTGATAGGTACTACTGGGGCTACGGAGAGAAATGCCGCGGTGCTGAGAGGTGGGCAGCGGAGAACAACCTCGAGTTGCTCTCTGTCAACTTCTTCCAGTCGCAGAACGAGTCCAATTAA
- the KNAG0F03840 gene encoding pyridoxal 5'-phosphate synthase (similar to Saccharomyces cerevisiae YLR456W and YPR172W; ancestral locus Anc_7.529) has product MSCTQKFPDALLELIQTSKYVHLATASRDCIPSVSLMNYIYVPHTQAFGAHSGDADTRDYILFATFDNTEKYTNILANPVVSLLFHDWVAANKLSVRKSSTGAVLEPTREHPSKLLNLLQQLNQAELNEISATIRGHATPIDPQSEESAHYKQILLKANPDAEVFITGKNTVVVKVVIESAKVTDNENNTSVYK; this is encoded by the coding sequence ATGAGTTGCACGCAGAAGTTTCCCGATGCTCTCTTGGAGCTGATCCAGACGTCGAAGTACGTCCACCTGGCGACCGCCTCCCGGGACTGCATCCCCTCCGTATCCCTCATGAACTACATCTACGTCCCTCACACGCAGGCGTTTGGTGCCCACAGTGGTGACGCAGACACAAGGGACTACATCCTGTTCGCAACCTTCGACAACACGGAGAAGTACACAAACATCCTCGCGAACCCTGTGGTCTCGCTGTTGTTCCACGACTGGGTTGCCGCTAACAAGCTCTCCGTCCGGAAGTCCAGCACGGGGGCAGTGCTCGAGCCCACCAGGGAACACCCGAGCAAGCTGTTGAACCTGCTACAGCAGCTGAACCAGGCGGAGCTGAACGAGATCAGCGCGACCATCAGAGGCCACGCAACACCTATCGACCCACAATCGGAAGAGTCCGCTCACTACAAGCAGATTCTGCTTAAGGCGAACCCCGATGCCGAGGTGTTCATCACGGGGAAGAACACTGTGGTCGTCAAGGTGGTTATTGAGAGTGCCAAAGTCACAGACAACGAGAACAACACCAGTGTTTACAAGTAA
- the VPS4 gene encoding AAA family ATPase VPS4 (similar to Saccharomyces cerevisiae VPS4 (YPR173C); ancestral locus Anc_7.530) — protein sequence MSTGDFLNKGIQLVQQAVDKDVAQQYDEAYRLYYNGLDYLMLALKYEKNPKSKEFIRLKFKEYLNRAEELKKHISSADAAPGGAAGGDGFDGSGKSVTAAAATGNSTENEKLRNSLSGVILSSKPNVKWDDVAGLDGAKEALKEAVILPVKFPHLFSGNRKPTSGILLYGPPGTGKSYLAKAVATESNSTFFSVSSSDLVSKWMGESEKLVKQLFQLARENKPSIIFIDEVDALTGQRGEGESEASRRIKTELLVQMNGVGNDSQGVLVLGATNIPWQLDSAVRRRFERRIYIPLPDLVARVRMFEINVGDTPCELTKQDYSQLAQLTDGYSGSDIAVVVKDALMQPIRKIQQATHFKDVSDDPAAQHQYTPCSPGDPDAREMCWVDIEADELLEPQLTIKDFLKAIKTTRPTVNEQDLLKQEQFTADFGQEGN from the coding sequence ATGAGTACTGGcgattttttgaacaagggCATACAACTGGTGCAGCAAGCTGTGGACAAAGATGTCGCGCAGCAGTACGACGAGGCGTACCGGCTGTACTACAACGGCTTGGACTACCTCATGCTGGCATTGAAGTACGAGAAGAACCCGAAGTCGAAGGAGTTCATACGGTTGAAGTTCAAGGAGTACTTGAACCGAGCggaggagttgaagaagcacaTCAGTTCTGCGGACGCCGCACCAGGAGGCGCCGCTGGGGGGGACGGCTTCGATGGCAGTGGTAAATCTGtcactgctgctgctgccacTGGAAACAGCACGGAAAACGAGAAGCTGCGGAACTCTCTGTCCGGTGTGATTCTGTCATCGAAGCCAAACGTGAAATGGGACGATGTGGCCGGTCTGGACGGTGCCAAGGAGGCCCTGAAGGAGGCGGTTATCCTACCAGTTAAATTCCCACATCTGTTCAGTGGGAACAGGAAACCTACGAGTGGGATTCTGCTGTACGGACCACCGGGGACCGGTAAATCGTACTTGGCAAAGGCCGTCGCGACAGAATCGAACTCTACATTCTTCTCCGTTTCATCTTCGGACCTTGTGTCGAAGTGGATGGGTGAGAGTGAGAAGCTTGTGAAGCAGCTTTTCCAACTTGCCCGTGAGAACAAACCTTCGATCATTTTCATCGATGAAGTGGACGCACTGACCGGGCAGCGTGGGGAAGGTGAGAGTGAGGCCTCGCGTCGTATTAAGACGGAATTGCTTGTGCAGATGAATGGTGTGGGGAACGACTCACAAGGTGTTCTCGTGCTCGGCGCGACAAATATTCCCTGGCAGCTGGATAGCGCCGTGAGAAGACGGTTTGAGCGGCGGATATACATCCCTCTACCGGACCTTGTGGCACGTGTGCGGATGTTCGAGATAAACGTGGGGGACACTCCGTGTGAGCTGACGAAGCAGGACTACTCGCAGCTCGCGCAACTCACTGACGGGTACTCCGGTAGCGACATCGCCGTTGTCGTGAAGGACGCCCTGATGCAGCCGATTCGTAAAATCCAGCAGGCGACACATTTCAAGGACGTCAGCGACGACCCAGCAGCACAGCACCAGTACACTCCATGCTCTCCGGGGGACCCAGACGCAAGGGAGATGTGCTGGGTCGACATAGAGGCGGATGAACTATTAGAGCCGCAGTTGACGATAAAGGACTTCTTGAAGGCGATTAAGACGACGAGACCCACGGTCAACGAGCAGGATCTGCTGAAGCAGGAGCAGTTCACCGCAGATTTCGGCCAGGAAGGTAACTGA
- the CSA1 gene encoding Csa1p (similar to Saccharomyces cerevisiae NBP1 (YLR457C) and YPR174C; ancestral locus Anc_7.531): MRRSRTTRRTKNLRDARHDRVLRRSSLWDRIKGYIFGDLEDPSARVAVLEGQMERLRRQLVSTRNKLRYAREKNTLYQKLLDDADVDTTYVKSKRRIQNLQPPAAQQEKDTVKTLPPSPKRPVAPLVTSSPIRTKQASKPGRSNLVENPPLMSDYHKFKSLPTTESMQRSD, encoded by the coding sequence ATGAGAAGGTCGAGGACTACACGCCGCACGAAGAATCTGAGAGATGCGCGACACGACCGAGTGCTGAGACGGAGTTCGCTCTGGGACCGGATCAAGGGTTACATATTTGGAGATCTGGAGGATCCCTCTGCAAGGGTCGCCGTTTTAGAGGGCCAAATGGAGCGTCTGCGTCGGCAGTTGGTGAGCACGCGCAATAAGCTGCGTTACGCGCGGGAGAAGAACACGCTCTAccagaaactgctggaCGACGCAGACGTGGACACGACGTACGTGAAGTCGAAAAGACGGATCCAGAACCTGCAACCGCCCGCAGCGCAGCAGGAGAAGGACACAGTGAAGACACTGCCACCGTCGCCAAAGAGGCCCGTGGCGCCACTGGTGACTTCCTCCCCGATCAGGACGAAACAGGCTAGCAAGCCCGGGAGGTCCAATCTCGTGGAAAATCCGCCGCTGATGAGCGACTACCACAAATTCAAGAGTCTTCCCACTACAGAGTCTATGCAAAGATCCGACTAG
- the PRP4 gene encoding U4/U6-U5 snRNP complex subunit PRP4 (similar to Saccharomyces cerevisiae PRP4 (YPR178W); ancestral locus Anc_7.534): MDLDHLPVRSGVHDDTEGEVVRLRDESAQRLSLAPENDAEVREVLRLLGQPAVLPKETDEERRARVAVLVAANKNVIHKLQQFNPLLGSKSGTVQQPEKAEVSDDEEEEEEFYTPASDELVHSRRFLIRYSMERSRRRLRKCKADADNLDVNTEITRRRALNSSVSKLQLEASQVASTRPVSLVRISPNQSRFASASWDGGISVFDCESLESLASLPAHAGKVGGLDWNSEGSLLVTGADDNYVRLTRYNGESNGLVNVATLGGHENRVVNTVFHPSDKYVASASFDTTWRLWDVETAQELQLQEGHSKEVYSLSFQPDGALICSGGLDSLAMVWDLRSGKNIVTLQGHAKPVYCVDWSSNSHQLATGGGDGVVNVWDLRKLEQPATKLLAHKSIVSSLRFERNRGDVLVSGGYDRALNVYSSDNWNKICCLEGHTDKLLGVDVAGDCKYLVSSGWDRSVKLWKN, translated from the coding sequence ATGGATCTGGATCACTTGCCCGTTCGATCTGGGGTGCATGATGACACTGAAGGCGAGGTAGTGCGGTTGCGTGATGAAAGTGCGCAACGACTGTCCCTCGCGCCCGAGAACGACGCAGAAGTACGGGAGGTGCTGCGACTGTTAGGTCAACCAGCAGTGCTACCGAAGGAGACGGATGAGGAGAGGAGAGCCAGGGTTGCGGTACTAGTGGCCGCTAACAAGAACGTAATACACAAATTGCAGCAGTTCAATCCGTTACTTGGGAGTAAAAGTGGAACTGTTCAGCAACCTGAGAAGGCGGAGGTCAGtgatgacgaagaggaagaagaagagttCTACACACCTGCATCGGATGAGCTGGTCCACTCCAGGAGATTCTTGATAAGATACTCGATGGAACGGTCCCGTCGACGGTTACGGAAGTGCAAAGCCGATGCAGATAATTTGGATGTGAACACTGAAATTACGAGGCGGCGTGCCCTGAACAGTTCCGTAAGTAAACTCCAGTTGGAGGCGTCACAAGTTGCCTCCACGAGGCCCGTATCCCTTGTCAGAATATCTCCAAATCAATCCCGGTTTGCATCGGCCAGCTGGGATGGTGGTATTTCCGTCTTTGATTGTGAGTCCCTTGAGTCCCTGGCATCGTTGCCAGCACATGCAGGCAAAGTTGGTGGTCTCGATTGGAACTCCGAGGGCTCACTACTTGTTACCGGTGCGGACGACAATTATGTGAGACTGACTCGTTACAATGGGGAGAGCAACGGTCTTGTCAACGTAGCCACGCTGGGCGGGCACGAAAACCGGGTCGTCAACACTGTCTTCCACCCAAGTGACAAGTACGTGGCCAGTGCCTCGTTCGACACCACATGGAGGTTGTGGGATGTGGAGACGGCACAGGAATTGCAATTGCAAGAGGGCCACTCGAAAGAGGTGTACAGTCTCTCCTTCCAGCCAGACGGGGCACTGATCTGCAGCGGAGGGCTCGACAGTCTGGCAATGGTGTGGGACCTCAGGTCTGGGAAGAACATCGTGACGTTGCAGGGCCATGCGAAACCAGTATACTGTGTAGACTGGTCGTCTAACTCGCACCAATTGGCCACTGGGGGGGGTGATGGTGTTGTCAATGTGTGGGATCTGAGAAAACTGGAGCAACCTGCCACCAAACTGTTGGCGCACAAGAGCATCGTTAGCAGTCTGAGATTTGAACGGAACCGGGGGGACGTTCTCGTATCTGGTGGGTACGACCGTGCGCTGAACGTCTACAGCAGCGACAACTGGAACAAAATATGCTGTCTGGAGGGGCACACGGATAAGCTTCTTGGTGTTGATGTTGCCGGAGACTGCAAGTACCTGGTGAGCAGTGGGTGGGATAGATCTGTCAAGCTGTGGAAAAACTGA
- the BET2 gene encoding Rab geranylgeranyltransferase BET2 (similar to Saccharomyces cerevisiae BET2 (YPR176C); ancestral locus Anc_7.533), whose protein sequence is MQLLKEKHIAYVKSLDSHTDDYEYWLSEHLRLNGVYWGLTVLCILGSPETFDKDDVIAFVMSCWDDKYGGFAPFPRHDSHLLSTLSGLQILATLGGLDNVKKDQLKLSQCLKFISSNQLEDGSFQGDRFGEVDARFSYNALSCLSILGELTPEVVDPAVNFVLRCYNFDGGFGLSPGAESHASMAFTCLGALKITGKLHLLSPEQIDMIGWWLCERQLPEGGLNGRPSKLPDVCYSWWVLSSLAIIGKLEWIDYEKLTQFILSCQDEKRGGISDRPNNEADVFHTVFGVAGLSLLGYKDLVPVDPTYCMPYSITATFQKYGLY, encoded by the coding sequence ATGCAGTTACTCAAGGAGAAGCACATTGCGTATGTAAAGTCGCTGGACTCGCATACTGATGATTATGAATACTGGCTGTCCGAGCATCTTCGACTGAACGGGGTGTATTGGGGGTTGACTGTGCTTTGCATTCTAGGGTCACCAGAGACTTTTGACAAAGACGATGTCATAGCCTTTGTGATGTCCTGTTGGGATGACAAGTACGGAGGGTTTGCCCCATTCCCTAGACACGATTCTCATTTGCTTTCAACGCTTTCTGGGTTGCAAATACTGGCCACTTTGGGAGGGCTGGACAATGTGAAGAAGGATCAGTTGAAACTCTCGCAGTGCCTCAAGTTCATCAGTTCAAACCAATTGGAAGATGGGTCTTTCCAGGGGGATCGTTTTGGAGAGGTGGATGCTCGGTTCAGTTATAACGCTCTGAGTTGCCTGTCGATCCTGGGTGAATTGACCCCAGAGGTCGTCGATCCCGCTGTGAATTTTGTGCTGAGATGTTACAACTTTGACGGAGGGTTTGGCCTGTCCCCGGGTGCAGAATCGCATGCATCGATGGCGTTCACTTGCTTGGGGGCCCTCAAAATCACAGGGAAATTGCATCTTCTATCCCCAGAACAAATTGACATGATCGGATGGTGGCTTTGCGAAAGACAATTGCCAGAGGGCGGGCTGAATGGCCGTCCAAGCAAGCTACCAGATGTTTGTTACTCGTGGTGGGTCCTTTCATCGCTCGCCATAATTGGGAAACTTGAGTGGATTGACTACGAAAAGCTGACGCAGTTTATCCTATCCTGCCAGGACGAGAAGCGCGGAGGGATTAGCGATAGACCGAACAACGAGGCAGATGTGTTTCACACTGTCTTTGGTGTGGCAGGGCTAAGTCTCCTAGGATATAAAGATCTCGTGCCCGTAGATCCTACATACTGCATGCCTTACTCCATAACGGCGACGTTCCAGAAATATGGCCTCTATTGA
- the DPB2 gene encoding DNA polymerase epsilon noncatalytic subunit (similar to Saccharomyces cerevisiae DPB2 (YPR175W); ancestral locus Anc_7.532) translates to MTTLPVVIPPQVLRPVVYRALTKKYGLAIKLDGLQELAKYIGSSYGAQWKDEINPFLDTFAAQWRNDTCRGIFVDGVHVRQVLAELLEEVIVQSRSQDGILENHQDLPVEDVWQCINTIQQRRVPYNHWKKQFDSPANTSPPALKQDMFSTRYYITRDRSLRNAASLGAPFEFTEIKNFMGKDSQNFVVLGLLIMNNKGKWALEDPSGSIEIDISQCVPTPLSYYMPGCIVIAEGIYFTVGQTFHVTSMTHPPGEKRVDSQLALGNLDLVRATHLDKQRLIVLHEKEIELDENEIILLGGESMFLDQQNVHDALRKLFAKLEELPPYAIICFGSFFSKPVIPTSSNAIPSTTLYRKGFESLAVILEEFPELVSSTKFVFVPGNNDPWKSMSTLGMDGVLPMAPLPSLVTHKLERVLKQDIVWATNPCRIMYYSQEIFLVRDDLQQRLKVHDVSFPAIASSKDPHSGEEEGQYIDQLVKNPDQLPRELEQARKLVKTVLDQGHISPFVESIRPVDWEQDHTLMLFPAPTTLILCDTTAPKLNLTYNGCKAINPGSLIVNRKLKYSRYFPSTRNCIEEEVLF, encoded by the coding sequence ATGACAACTCTGCCCGTGGTTATACCCCCGCAAGTCCTGCGACCTGTAGTTTACAGAGCATTGACCAAAAAATATGGACTCGCGATTAAGTTAGATGGGTTGCAGGAATTGGCCAAATACATCGGTAGCTCGTATGGTGCGCAATGGAAAGACGAAATAAACCCGTTTCTCGATACTTTTGCCGCACAGTGGAGAAACGACACTTGTAGAGGCATTTTTGTCGATGGTGTACATGTTCGGCAAGTACTCGCCGAGCTGCTGGAGGAAGTCATCGTCCAATCGAGATCCCAGGATGGGATTTTGGAGAACCATCAGGACTTGCCCGTCGAAGATGTGTGGCAATGCATAAACACGATCCAGCAGCGAAGAGTGCCGTACAACCACTGGAAGAAACAATTCGACAGCCCGGCTAACACATCTCCTCCAGCGTTGAAACAAGACATGTTCAGCACAAGGTATTATATAACGAGGGACAGGTCTCTGCGAAATGCGGCATCTCTAGGTGCCCCCTTTGAGTTCACAGAAATTAAGAACTTCATGGGGAAGGATTCGCAGAACTTTGTCGTCTTAGGTTTATTGATCATGAACAATAAGGGTAAATGGGCCCTTGAAGATCCATCCGGATCCATTGAGATAGACATTTCACAATGTGTCCCAACTCCATTGTCGTATTACATGCCTGGTTGCATAGTCATTGCAGAGGGGATTTATTTCACAGTGGGGCAGACGTTCCATGTCACCTCAATGACACACCCACCGGGGGAAAAGCGAGTCGACTCGCAATTGGCATTGGGTAATTTGGATTTGGTAAGAGCCACTCATTTGGATAAACAGAGACTTATAGTTTTACATGAAAAGGAGATCGAACTCGACGAGAACGAAATTATATTGCTTGGTGGAGAGAGCATGTTTCTTGATCAGCAGAACGTGCATGATGCGTTGAGGAAGTTATTCGCAAAACTGGAAGAGCTCCCACCGTATGCAATAATTTGCTTTGGATCTTTCTTCTCTAAACCGGTCATTCCGACTTCGTCAAACGCAATTCCAAGCACTACATTGTACAGAAAGGGATTCGAATCCCTCGCGGTTATATTAGAAGAGTTCCCAGAGCTGGTGTCAAGTACCAAATTTGTCTTCGTGCCCGGCAATAATGATCCCTGGAAAAGCATGTCCACCTTAGGTATGGACGGTGTTCTTCCCATGGCGCCGTTACCCTCGCTGGTAACACACAAGTTGGAAAGAGTGCTGAAACAAGATATTGTTTGGGCAACTAACCCGTGTCGCATTATGTACTACTCCcaagaaatttttttggtaagGGATGATCTGCAACAAAGGTTAAAGGTCCATGATGTCTCTTTCCCGGCGATTGCAAGTTCGAAGGATCCACATTCTGGAGAGGAAGAGGGCCAGTATATCGACCAGCTGGTGAAAAACCCTGACCAATTGCCCCGCGAGTTGGAACAAGCGCGGAAACTGGTTAAAACCGTCCTTGACCAGGGCCACATATCACCCTTTGTGGAAAGCATTAGACCCGTCGATTGGGAACAGGACCACACGCTCATGTTGTTCCCAGCCCCCACTACATTGATACTATGTGACACTACGGCACCAAAACTCAACCTGACTTATAACGGCTGCAAAGCGATAAACCCAGGTTCGTTGATAGTGAACAGAAAGCTAAAGTATAGTAGGTATTTCCCGTCTACAAGGAACTGTatagaggaggaggtgcTCTTCTAA
- the HDA3 gene encoding Hda3p (similar to Saccharomyces cerevisiae HDA3 (YPR179C); ancestral locus Anc_7.535): protein MDLLRILDTRPVPSIVDATILGVSGNVSGDYWLPTTMCTYQRELTDQIVSLHYSDILRYFETKNYKEDVVLGSMETMCRNNELVATHPYLLIDHFLPKSLVTRDVPSYLAETSGKFQVLRDLVALVQEYETDTAVVCRPGRTMDLVEALLLGSNVNVKRYDGQTIKSKLKKQKKSYSCTCHIFPSKSWDPETLPITKGTRQFDMLIAVDSSVDPDTPEMQVVLTHARSNRGRRTRAPVVRLVAINSIDHCALYFGKLYEKNSREYLENVTAAVVVLRDRVGALPPDLRPIYYQHLNYLLEWLENPLIPWPLPDVFPIQKYNSMDVERSLLSEVKFSSKRASIGNANFGESDDNDGGATNSRKRRRFRSPNEKTDALNTEDNASAPSFYETKRLKNDYSKNPTKQGMGQLTGIISSDQKMESDYHLSSNILTHKLIQNMGQLYVDILRQIKDIQMYFEMDSIEEGHITFYQEEDQKISHKLDDAKAVVADNVKKSDVLEQENKLYYTETENLEVEFASLLESLKARTPELKECTDLFEKSNSLNEEIEREQRISESKTLENEYMEREIKRADEAMQSAGEELVKVKESITSIELEIEASSNKFIAKQEDVKAGMARLNHQIEDRKETNTQFKKNLEDLTQKLQKVPISRARSSNQLASSATMTATSSSSNSTSNISSNRKIKNPA, encoded by the coding sequence ATGGATCTTTTGAGAATATTGGACACGCGGCCCGTGCCGTCCATTGTCGACGCTACAATCCTGGGTGTTTCGGGCAACGTTTCCGGGGATTACTGGCTGCCCACGACGATGTGCACATACCAGAGGGAGTTGACTGACCAGATTGTCTCACTTCATTACTCAGACATTTTGCGGTACTTTGAGACAAAGAACTACAAGGAGGACGTTGTGTTAGGATCCATGGAGACGATGTGCCGGAACAATGAATTAGTTGCTACGCATCCGTACCTTCTGATCGACCACTTCTTGCCCAAATCTCTCGTCACGAGAGACGTCCCCAGTTATTTGGCGGAGACGAGCGGGAAATTCCAAGTGCTCCGGGACCTGGTTGCCCTCGTGCAAGAGTACGAGACGGATACCGCGGTTGTCTGTAGACCAGGGCGGACCATGGATTTGGTTGAGGCGCTGCTGCTCGGGAGCAACGTGAACGTCAAGCGGTACGATGGCCAGACGATCAAgtcaaaattgaagaagcagaagaagtcGTACAGTTGTACGTGCCACATATTTCCGTCGAAGTCATGGGATCCGGAAACGTTACCAATCACCAAGGGCACCCGACAGTTTGATATGTTAATTGCTGTGGATTCTAGTGTTGACCCGGATACACCGGAGATGCAGGTGGTTCTGACCCACGCAAGAAGCAACAGGGGCCGCCGAACGCGGGCCCCTGTCGTAAGACTGGTCGCTATAAACTCCATTGACCATTGCGCTTTGTACTTTGGTAAGTTGTATGAGAAAAACTCGAGGGAGTACTTAGAGAACGTCACCGCTGCCGTAGTCGTTTTGAGAGACCGGGTCGGGGCCTTACCGCCTGATTTGAGGCCAATCTACTATCAGCACTTGAACTATCTGCTGGAATGGCTAGAAAACCCGTTAATACCGTGGCCACTGCCAGACGTCTTCCCGATCCAAAAGTATAACTCCATGGACGTGGAAAGGTCGTTGCTAAGTGAAGTCAAGTTCAGTAGCAAGCGAGCGAGTATTGGGAACGCTAACTTTGGCGAGTCTGATGATAATGATGGTGGAGCGACAAATTCTAGGAAGAGGCGGCGTTTCAGAAGCCCCAACGAAAAGACGGACGCCTTGAATACGGAGGACAATGCATCTGCACCCTCCTTCTACGAAACGAAGCGACTCAAGAACGACTATTCCAAGAATCCCACTAAGCAGGGCATGGGCCAACTCACGGGCATAATAAGCAGCGATCAGAAAATGGAATCTGACTATCATTTGTCCAGCAATATACTGACGCATAAGCTGATCCAAAATATGGGTCAACTGTACGTGGACATCCTGAGACAAATTAAAGATATCCAGATGTACTTTGAAATGGATTCTATTGAGGAAGGTCATATAACCTTTTATCAGGAAGAAGACCAGAAAATATCGCACAAGCTCGATGATGCGAAAGCTGTCGTCGCGGATAACGTGAAAAAGAGCGATGTATTGGAACAGGAGAATAAGCTGTATTACACAGAGACTGAAAACTTGGAGGTTGAGTTTGCATCGCTTCTGGAGTCATTGAAGGCTCGAACTCCAGAATTGAAGGAGTGTACCGATCTTTTCGAGAAATCTAATAGCTTAAACGAAGAGATTGAACGGGAACAACGCATATCGGAGTCCAAAACGTTGGAGAACGAGTACATGGAGAGGGAAATAAAGAGAGCAGATGAAGCTATGCAAAGTGCTGGTGAAGAGCTGGTTAAAGTCAAGGAGTCGATAACTAGCATCGAATTGGAGATTGAGGCGAGTTCAAACAAGTTTATTGCAAAACAAGAGGACGTGAAAGCCGGCATGGCACGCCTGAACCATCAAATAGAGGATcgcaaagaaacaaatacccagttcaagaagaacttgGAGGATCTGACCCAAAAGCTACAGAAGGTCCCGATATCTAGGGCAAGGTCATCCAACCAACTAGCCTCTTCGGCGACGATGACGGCaacgtcatcgtcatcgaaCTCCACGTCCAACATATCTTCTAATCGGAAAATAAAGAATCCAGCATAA